The Amycolatopsis methanolica 239 nucleotide sequence TTCGTCGCCGGGTTCATCGGGTCGCCGTCGATGAACTTCGTGCCGGCCACGCTGGAGGAGGGGAGCCTGAAGAGCGCACTGGGCACGGTCCAGCTGCCGGACCGGTTGCGGCGGCTGGCGGAGGAGGCCGGTGCGCCGCGTGAGGTGATCGCGGGCATCCGGCCGGAGCACTTCGAGGACGCCGGGCTGCTGGAGGAGTCCGCCCGCGCCGGCGGTTGCGTGTTCAGCGCCCACGTCGACGTGCTGGAGTCGATGGGCTCGGAGAAGTACGCGTATTTCACGGTCGAGGGCGAGCTGGCCACGACGTCGGAGCTGGCCGAGCTGGCGGCGGACGCCGGAGCGGACGACGTGCCGGGCGGCGGAGCCTCCATCACGGCCCGGTTGTCCCCCGCGTCGGGCGCCCGGGAGGGCGGCACGCTCGACGTGTGGTTCGACGTGCAGAAGGTCCAGCTGTTCGACCCGGCGTCGGGGAAGAACCTGACCTACGAGGGCTGAGCACTCCGTTCGGGCCGGAGCGCCACTGTCACCCGCGAGTGGTGCTCCGGCCCGTTCTCGGCTTGATCCGACAGCATGGTTGCTAGCATGCTGTCATGAGTCAGGTCAGCTGGCGCGCCGCCGACGAACTGGTGCATCGGGTCCGGCAGGCCGCGGCTCAACGGGGGGAAAGCATGAACGAGTTCATCACGCGCGTCCTCGACGCGGCGACGGATCCGGATCTGGCGGGCGACGAGAACGCCCGGCTGCGCGAACGCCTCCGCCGGGCCGGGCTGCTGTGGGAACCCGAAACGCCGACCACGCGCCCCGACCCGGCCGCGGTGACCGCCGCGGCCCGCCGCGCGGCCGCGAGCGGCCCTTTGGCTGCCGACTTGATCAGGGAAGAACGCGGCCGGCGGTGAGGGGTTTCGCGGTGGCCGGGGACGTTGGGCGAGTTGGGGGTCCGCGACCGGCGCGAAGGCCCGTGCGGCTGGTGTCTGTGTCCAGCGGTGTCCGTCCGGCTGCGTGGGCAGGCCGGGCGGCTGGGCGCGCCCGCGCGCGGAGGCGGCATCCGGCGCTGGACCGCCGTTCGGGGATGTTGGCTGGGGTGGCTGTGCTGCGGTTGGGCTTGGAGCCGCAGGGAGTGGGGCTGTGGTGATCGGCGTGCCCGAGCGCGGTTGGCCGGCGGGGCGTGCCGCCCGGGCGGACGGAGCACTGGCCGGACGGCCGCCGGTCACCCGCGTGAGCGTGCTCTTCTGGAAGCGCGGCGCACGATGAGCGTCTTCGTCGACTCATCCGCGCTCGTCAAGCTCTACGTGGCCGAGCCGGGCAGCGAGCAGGTCCAGGCGCTGTCCGGGATGGTCGTCTCCCAGATCGCGCGCGTCGAGATCCCGGCCGCGCTCTGGCGCAAGCACCGCACGGGCGCTATCTCCGCGGGTGACGCTCGCCTGCTGGTGTCCGCCTTCGAGGCCGACTACCACGGCACACCGGACGAGCCGCCCCGGTTCGCCGTCGTTCCGGTGACCCCGATCGTCCTCGACGTCGCCGCCCGGCTCAC carries:
- a CDS encoding type II toxin-antitoxin system VapC family toxin, which translates into the protein MSVFVDSSALVKLYVAEPGSEQVQALSGMVVSQIARVEIPAALWRKHRTGAISAGDARLLVSAFEADYHGTPDEPPRFAVVPVTPIVLDVAARLTGVHGLRAYDAIQLATAQLVASADRECRTFAAFDKALSEAAAGEGFHPVGG